A genomic window from Streptomyces sp. NBC_01429 includes:
- the coaE gene encoding dephospho-CoA kinase: protein MLRLGLTGGIGAGKSEVSRLLTGYGAVLIDSDRIAREVVAPGTPGLAAVAAEFGPDVLTGSGALDRPKLGGIVFGDHDRLRALNAIVHPLVRARSAELEAAAGRDSIVVHDVPLLVENAMAALYDLVVVVDASPETQLERLVRLRGMTEAEARGRMAAQATREERRSVADLVIDNDGPLDALEPRVREIWQELTARAAARS, encoded by the coding sequence ATGCTGAGGCTGGGACTTACGGGCGGAATCGGCGCGGGCAAGAGCGAGGTCTCTCGGCTGCTGACCGGTTACGGGGCGGTTCTGATCGACTCCGATCGGATCGCGCGGGAAGTCGTGGCGCCCGGGACCCCCGGACTGGCGGCCGTGGCCGCCGAGTTCGGCCCGGACGTGCTGACCGGCTCCGGCGCGCTGGACCGTCCGAAACTCGGCGGGATCGTCTTCGGCGACCACGACCGGCTGCGCGCGCTGAACGCGATCGTGCATCCGCTGGTCCGCGCCCGCTCCGCCGAACTGGAGGCGGCGGCGGGGCGGGACTCGATCGTGGTGCACGACGTGCCGCTGCTGGTCGAGAACGCGATGGCCGCCCTGTACGACCTGGTGGTGGTCGTGGACGCGTCCCCGGAGACCCAGCTGGAGCGGCTGGTACGGCTACGGGGGATGACGGAGGCCGAGGCGCGCGGGCGGATGGCCGCGCAGGCGACCCGGGAGGAGCGCCGGAGCGTCGCGGACCTCGTGATCGACAACGACGGCCCGCTGGACGCACTGGAGCCGCGGGTCCGTGAGATCTGGCAGGAGCTGACCGCACGCGCGGCGGCCCGCTCCTGA
- a CDS encoding tetratricopeptide repeat protein — MPESPETHVIDYRAAEQLLAARDPRGAVKLLDSVIAAHPENTAARLLRARAFFAAAQLRPAELEFELVLEREPDNAFAHFALARTYERSGRPEQAKRHFRLAAALDPKPEYVKAARFDADASGGGS; from the coding sequence GTGCCCGAGAGTCCGGAAACCCACGTCATCGACTATCGCGCGGCCGAACAGCTGCTGGCGGCGCGGGATCCCCGCGGGGCCGTGAAGCTGCTGGACTCGGTCATCGCGGCCCATCCCGAGAACACGGCGGCCAGGCTGCTGCGCGCCCGCGCCTTCTTCGCCGCCGCGCAGCTGCGGCCCGCCGAACTCGAATTCGAGCTGGTCCTGGAGCGGGAGCCGGACAACGCCTTCGCGCACTTCGCTCTGGCCCGTACGTACGAGCGCTCGGGCCGCCCCGAACAGGCGAAGCGGCACTTCCGGCTGGCGGCGGCGCTGGATCCCAAGCCGGAGTACGTGAAGGCCGCCAGGTTCGACGCAGACGCGAGTGGCGGCGGCAGCTGA
- a CDS encoding DUF6343 family protein, with amino-acid sequence MRTRTGSEPVTARSALRMRFWLALWGVIWTGAGTVAFALAGRPWWALACAVLLLIVVTDLFVILRRFRQGPRFQPDRDTGPYPPKHGPNVILEEDRERRRDLLRQRRNRTGSGVGGAGRGS; translated from the coding sequence ATGCGTACGCGTACTGGAAGTGAACCCGTCACCGCGCGCAGCGCCCTGCGCATGCGGTTCTGGCTGGCCCTGTGGGGCGTGATCTGGACGGGCGCGGGCACCGTGGCGTTCGCGCTGGCCGGGCGGCCCTGGTGGGCGCTGGCCTGCGCGGTGCTCCTGCTGATCGTCGTGACCGACCTGTTCGTGATCCTGCGGCGCTTCCGGCAGGGCCCGCGCTTCCAGCCGGACCGGGACACCGGCCCGTACCCGCCGAAGCACGGCCCGAACGTGATCCTGGAGGAGGACCGCGAGCGCCGACGCGATCTGCTGCGTCAGCGGCGCAACCGCACCGGCAGTGGTGTCGGCGGCGCGGGGCGCGGCTCCTGA